The following coding sequences lie in one Acidimicrobiales bacterium genomic window:
- a CDS encoding peptidase E, with product MTADAPTILATSGGVQRGERSTWGFAPLIDFAIELSGATGRPRLCYIGTAGGDQRYQAAWMSEAGAAAGVSVSYLPLFPMPPTADLAGFLLEHDAVWVGGGSVANLLALWRLHGLDGAIEAAWRAGVVLAGVSAGSICWHLGGTTDSFGPDLVTVHNGLGFLPYANGVHYDSEPQRRPLFQRLVAEGSLPEGYATDDGVGLLYRGTTLVEAVTEIRGKGAYHVRAEDGSAVEERIEPRLLRA from the coding sequence ATGACTGCCGATGCACCGACGATCCTCGCCACCTCCGGAGGGGTCCAGCGCGGCGAGCGCAGCACGTGGGGCTTCGCACCGCTGATCGACTTCGCGATCGAGCTCTCCGGCGCGACCGGACGTCCCCGCCTCTGCTACATCGGGACGGCCGGCGGCGACCAGCGCTATCAGGCCGCCTGGATGAGCGAGGCGGGTGCCGCGGCTGGCGTGAGCGTCAGCTATCTCCCGCTCTTTCCGATGCCCCCCACTGCCGACCTCGCGGGCTTCCTCCTCGAGCACGACGCGGTCTGGGTCGGCGGCGGGAGCGTCGCGAACCTCCTCGCGCTCTGGCGGCTGCACGGCCTCGACGGCGCGATCGAGGCAGCGTGGCGGGCCGGGGTCGTGCTCGCGGGGGTTTCCGCGGGCTCGATCTGCTGGCACCTCGGCGGCACGACGGACTCCTTCGGGCCCGACCTCGTCACCGTGCACAACGGTCTCGGCTTCCTCCCCTACGCGAACGGGGTCCACTACGACTCCGAGCCGCAGCGGCGCCCGCTCTTCCAGCGGCTCGTCGCCGAAGGCTCACTCCCGGAGGGGTACGCCACCGACGACGGCGTCGGCCTGCTCTACCGCGGGACGACGCTCGTCGAGGCGGTCACCGAGATCCGCGGCAAGGGCGCCTACCACGTGCGCGCCGAGGACGGCTCGGCCGTCGAGGAGCGGATCGAGCCCAGATTGCTGCGCGCCTGA
- the coaE gene encoding dephospho-CoA kinase (Dephospho-CoA kinase (CoaE) performs the final step in coenzyme A biosynthesis.) — MVRIGCTGAIGAGKSTVAAMLSARGAHIVDADVLARRAVAPGTAGLVAVAARFGDGVLRAGGELDRAALAAIVFADPVARRDLESIVHPAVQEAIDAELATLDDDRVAVLDVALLVETDGRSCYGLDGVLVVDAPEELCIERLVEGRGMSEGDARARLAAQIDRGERLRAADFVIINLGTLEELEEMVDRAWAWIVAVAAERRADS; from the coding sequence ATGGTGCGCATCGGTTGCACCGGCGCGATCGGCGCCGGCAAGTCCACGGTCGCGGCGATGCTGAGCGCGCGCGGTGCCCACATCGTCGACGCCGACGTGCTGGCGCGCCGCGCGGTCGCGCCAGGGACTGCCGGCCTCGTGGCGGTCGCGGCGCGTTTCGGCGACGGAGTGCTTCGGGCGGGCGGCGAGCTCGACCGTGCCGCACTCGCGGCGATCGTCTTCGCCGACCCCGTCGCCCGGCGCGACCTCGAGTCCATCGTCCATCCCGCCGTGCAGGAAGCGATCGACGCCGAGCTCGCCACGCTCGACGACGACAGGGTCGCGGTGCTCGACGTCGCCCTCCTCGTCGAGACCGACGGCCGTTCGTGTTACGGCCTCGACGGCGTGCTCGTCGTCGACGCCCCCGAAGAGCTCTGCATCGAGCGCCTCGTCGAGGGACGGGGGATGTCCGAGGGCGACGCGCGCGCTCGGCTCGCGGCGCAGATCGACCGCGGCGAGCGGCTGCGGGCCGCCGACTTCGTGATCATCAACCTCGGCACGCTCGAGGAGCTCGAGGAGATGGTGGACCGAGCCTGGGCGTGGATCGTCGCCGTCGCCGCCGAGCGCCGGGCAGACAGCTGA
- the rpsA gene encoding 30S ribosomal protein S1, producing MSETSTTESPVAAAPLGTLDPEGVYTPAQVVEDDLGSLSFDDAINATIVEFDDGDIVTGTVVKVDRDEVLLDIGFKSEGVIPSRELSIRHDVDAHEIVSIGDEIEALVLQKEDKEGRLVLSKKRAQYERAWGTIEQIREQNGVVRGPVIEVVKGGLILDIGLRGFLPASLVELRRVRDLQPYVGRTLEAKIIELDKNRNNVVLSRRAWLEETQKEQRGEFLVNLKPGEVRKGVVSSVVNFGAFVDLGGMDGLVHVSELSWKHVDHPSSVVSVGDEVTVQVLDVDLEKERISLSLKATQSDPWQEFANAHRVGELVYGRITKLVPFGAFVQVGDGIEGLVHISEMAAHHVELPEQVVTAGEELWVKIIDIDLDRRRISLSIKQAAEGGEVAEEYREAFGEHNYDAEGNYIGEYDFSAAEFTPETEAQAAWADFAEQAGHAPATDASGEPAEGAAEAAPGEAVADETAAAESVAVEPEPVAAEAEVATEPEEVAAPAKAAAAAPAPAAPAEAAAPAEPAVAEAPAEPETPAAAEPETEDSPEA from the coding sequence ATGTCCGAGACCTCCACGACCGAATCCCCCGTAGCTGCCGCGCCCCTCGGCACCCTGGACCCCGAGGGGGTGTACACGCCGGCGCAGGTGGTCGAGGACGACCTCGGCAGCCTCTCCTTCGACGACGCGATCAACGCGACGATCGTCGAGTTCGACGACGGCGACATCGTCACCGGCACGGTGGTGAAGGTCGATCGTGACGAGGTCCTCCTCGACATCGGCTTCAAGTCCGAGGGCGTGATCCCCTCGCGTGAGCTCTCCATCCGCCACGACGTCGATGCGCACGAGATCGTCTCGATCGGTGACGAGATCGAGGCGCTCGTCCTCCAGAAAGAGGACAAAGAGGGGCGCCTCGTCCTCTCCAAGAAGCGCGCCCAGTACGAGCGCGCATGGGGGACGATCGAGCAGATCCGCGAGCAGAACGGCGTCGTGCGCGGTCCGGTCATCGAGGTCGTGAAGGGTGGCCTGATCCTCGACATCGGCCTCCGCGGCTTCCTCCCGGCCTCGCTCGTGGAGCTGCGCCGGGTGCGTGACCTCCAGCCCTACGTCGGCCGCACGCTCGAGGCGAAGATCATTGAGCTCGACAAGAACCGCAACAACGTCGTCCTCTCGCGGCGGGCGTGGCTCGAGGAGACCCAGAAGGAGCAGCGCGGCGAGTTCCTCGTCAACCTGAAGCCCGGCGAGGTCCGCAAGGGCGTCGTCTCCTCCGTGGTGAACTTCGGTGCCTTCGTCGACCTCGGTGGGATGGACGGTCTCGTCCACGTCTCCGAGCTCTCCTGGAAGCACGTCGACCACCCCTCTTCGGTCGTCTCCGTCGGCGACGAGGTCACCGTGCAGGTGCTCGACGTCGACCTCGAGAAGGAGCGCATCAGCCTCTCGCTGAAGGCGACGCAGTCCGACCCCTGGCAGGAGTTCGCCAACGCCCACCGCGTCGGCGAGCTCGTCTACGGGCGGATCACCAAGCTCGTCCCCTTCGGGGCCTTTGTGCAGGTCGGCGACGGCATCGAGGGACTCGTGCACATCTCGGAGATGGCCGCCCACCACGTCGAGCTCCCCGAGCAGGTCGTCACGGCCGGCGAGGAGCTGTGGGTGAAGATCATCGATATCGACCTCGACCGTCGTCGCATCAGCCTCTCGATCAAGCAGGCCGCGGAGGGCGGCGAGGTCGCCGAGGAGTACCGCGAGGCCTTCGGCGAGCACAACTACGACGCCGAGGGGAACTACATCGGCGAGTACGACTTCTCCGCCGCGGAGTTCACCCCCGAGACCGAGGCGCAGGCGGCATGGGCCGACTTCGCCGAGCAGGCAGGCCACGCCCCGGCGACCGACGCCAGCGGCGAGCCCGCCGAAGGCGCGGCCGAGGCTGCGCCCGGCGAAGCCGTCGCTGACGAGACTGCCGCGGCTGAGTCCGTCGCAGTCGAGCCGGAGCCGGTTGCGGCCGAGGCCGAGGTGGCCACGGAGCCCGAGGAGGTCGCGGCCCCCGCCAAGGCCGCAGCGGCAGCTCCCGCGCCCGCAGCGCCAGCGGAGGCGGCAGCTCCCGCAGAGCCCGCGGTTGCCGAGGCTCCTGCGGAGCCCGAGACGCCTGCCGCGGCCGAGCCCGAGACCGAGGACAGCCCCGAGGCCTGA
- the polA gene encoding DNA polymerase I produces the protein MPNYLLLDGHSLAYRAWFALQDAGLATASGQQTQAIFGFVSMLTKLLDDSRPDGIAVAFDRSGPTFRDAIVSDYKAGRPPTPEPLREQIGLIRQLVEALGVPLLDAEGFEADDVIGTLATELAAQGNSVTVVTGDRDAYQLVEDPFVKVLYNRRGVSDYALYDEAGIRERTGVSPVDYPLLAALRGDPSDNLPGVPGVGEKTAARLVNDYHDIDGIFSNLDKLTPKLRESLAASEEQVRRNLQMTPIVRDVPLEYRTEELALDRVDRERVEQLLVFLEMKRPCERLMAVLGSLAGAAPAAAAGALKARPLHHLDELDEAVKWCTELAAETATAGSVAIEAAWAGTPGRSAVEGLAIAAADGAEVAYLPGALLAEPALVAALNALFAARPGDDPGRVVAHRAKELMRAVLPAGIDLTGLAADSAVLAYLVDPSLGQEELEEVARRRGVELAATPAPSSGQLGFALEEHGGDDLPTATARRAEVVDVIGRRLLAELAELGGASLWETIERPLVRVLAKMEVAGIAVDAELLTEINAELTEEAARLEAEIHEIAGEPFNLNSPPQLRIVLYEKLGLRPQRKTKTGYSTDAQTLEKLRDEHPIIEVLLHYREVEKLRSTYGTGLLAEVAPDGRIHASFNQTVARTGRLSSDAPNLHNIPVRTDGGRRFREAFVAPPGHALLVADYNQIELRVIAHLSGDTGLVAAFEEGRDIHNATAAAIYGVAPEGVTAQMRAKAKMVSYGLAYGMEAYGLSQRLSIPVEEAAEILNQYFVVFPNVRAYMDATVAEARARGYTETEYGRRRYLPELASDNFRVRQAAERQAMNAGIQGLAADIFKLALVRLDAAIEQAGLSSRIVLQVHDEILVEVPEDEQEEAHRLTLSAMTDAYALNVPLDVHVAWGKTWSDAKPA, from the coding sequence TTGCCCAACTACCTCCTCCTCGACGGGCACTCGCTCGCCTACCGCGCCTGGTTCGCGCTGCAGGACGCCGGCCTCGCGACGGCCTCCGGTCAGCAGACCCAGGCGATCTTCGGCTTCGTCTCGATGCTCACCAAGCTCCTCGACGACAGCCGCCCCGACGGGATCGCGGTCGCCTTCGACCGCAGCGGTCCGACCTTCCGCGACGCGATCGTCTCGGACTACAAGGCCGGCCGGCCGCCCACCCCTGAGCCGCTCCGCGAGCAGATCGGCCTCATCCGCCAGCTCGTCGAGGCGCTCGGCGTGCCGCTCCTCGACGCCGAGGGCTTCGAGGCCGACGACGTGATCGGCACCCTCGCCACCGAGCTCGCGGCGCAGGGCAACTCGGTGACGGTCGTGACCGGCGACCGCGACGCCTACCAGCTCGTCGAGGACCCCTTCGTGAAGGTCCTCTACAACCGGCGCGGCGTGTCGGACTACGCCCTCTACGACGAGGCAGGGATCCGGGAGCGCACCGGGGTCTCGCCCGTCGACTACCCGCTCCTCGCGGCGCTGCGCGGCGACCCCTCCGACAACCTGCCGGGCGTGCCGGGGGTGGGGGAGAAGACCGCGGCGCGCCTCGTGAACGACTACCACGACATCGACGGGATCTTCTCCAACCTCGACAAGCTGACCCCCAAGCTCCGCGAATCGCTCGCCGCCTCAGAGGAGCAGGTGCGGCGCAACCTGCAGATGACGCCGATCGTGCGCGACGTCCCCCTCGAGTACCGCACCGAGGAGCTCGCCCTTGACCGCGTCGACCGTGAGCGCGTCGAGCAGCTCCTCGTCTTTCTGGAGATGAAGCGCCCCTGCGAGCGGCTGATGGCCGTCCTCGGATCGCTCGCCGGCGCCGCCCCGGCGGCCGCGGCCGGGGCCCTCAAGGCGCGCCCGTTGCACCACCTCGACGAGCTCGACGAAGCGGTGAAGTGGTGCACGGAGCTGGCCGCGGAGACCGCGACCGCGGGAAGCGTGGCGATCGAGGCGGCGTGGGCGGGGACCCCCGGCCGCAGCGCCGTCGAGGGGCTGGCGATCGCCGCCGCCGACGGCGCCGAGGTCGCCTATCTCCCCGGTGCGCTCCTCGCCGAGCCCGCGCTCGTGGCGGCGCTCAACGCCCTGTTCGCCGCCCGCCCGGGCGACGACCCGGGGCGGGTCGTCGCCCACCGCGCGAAGGAGCTGATGCGCGCCGTCCTCCCCGCGGGGATCGACCTCACCGGCCTCGCCGCCGACTCCGCGGTCCTCGCCTACCTCGTCGACCCCTCCCTCGGCCAGGAGGAGCTCGAGGAGGTCGCCCGTCGCCGCGGCGTCGAGCTCGCAGCAACCCCCGCCCCCTCCTCCGGCCAGCTCGGCTTCGCCCTCGAGGAGCACGGCGGGGACGACCTGCCGACGGCGACCGCGCGCCGCGCCGAGGTCGTCGACGTGATCGGCCGGCGCCTCCTCGCCGAGCTCGCGGAGCTCGGCGGCGCCTCGTTGTGGGAGACGATCGAGCGGCCGCTCGTGCGGGTGCTGGCGAAGATGGAAGTCGCCGGGATCGCCGTCGACGCCGAGCTGCTCACCGAGATCAACGCCGAGCTCACCGAGGAGGCGGCGCGCCTCGAGGCCGAGATCCACGAGATCGCCGGCGAGCCCTTCAACCTGAACTCGCCACCCCAGCTGCGCATCGTGCTCTACGAGAAGCTCGGCCTGCGCCCGCAGCGCAAGACCAAGACCGGCTACTCGACTGACGCGCAGACCCTCGAGAAGCTGCGCGACGAGCATCCGATCATCGAGGTGCTGCTGCACTACCGCGAGGTCGAGAAGCTCCGCTCGACCTACGGGACGGGCCTCCTCGCCGAGGTCGCCCCCGACGGCCGCATCCACGCGAGCTTCAACCAGACCGTGGCGCGCACCGGCCGACTCTCCTCGGACGCGCCGAACCTGCACAACATCCCGGTCCGCACCGACGGCGGGCGCCGCTTCCGGGAGGCCTTCGTCGCCCCGCCCGGCCATGCCCTCCTCGTCGCCGACTACAACCAGATCGAGCTCCGGGTGATCGCCCACCTCTCGGGGGACACCGGCCTCGTCGCCGCTTTCGAGGAGGGCCGCGACATCCACAATGCGACGGCCGCCGCGATCTACGGCGTCGCCCCCGAGGGCGTGACCGCGCAGATGCGCGCGAAGGCGAAGATGGTCTCTTACGGCCTCGCCTATGGGATGGAGGCCTACGGCCTCTCGCAGCGCCTCTCGATCCCCGTCGAGGAGGCCGCAGAGATCCTCAACCAGTACTTCGTCGTCTTCCCGAACGTCCGCGCCTACATGGACGCCACGGTCGCCGAGGCGCGCGCCCGCGGCTACACCGAGACCGAGTACGGCCGTCGCCGCTACCTCCCCGAGCTCGCCTCGGACAACTTCCGGGTCCGCCAGGCCGCCGAACGACAGGCGATGAACGCTGGGATCCAGGGCCTCGCCGCCGACATCTTCAAGCTCGCCCTCGTCCGCCTCGACGCGGCGATCGAGCAGGCCGGCCTCTCCTCACGGATCGTCCTGCAGGTCCACGACGAGATCCTCGTTGAGGTCCCCGAGGACGAGCAGGAGGAGGCGCACCGCCTCACGCTCTCGGCGATGACCGACGCCTATGCGCTGAACGTCCCGCTCGACGTCCACGTCGCCTGGGGGAAGACCTGGTCCGACGCGAAGCCGGCCTGA
- a CDS encoding Rieske 2Fe-2S domain-containing protein, producing MLTTKQNHRLTEVGPGTPGGELLRRYWHPFVPTAQLRAEQVRKVRLLGEDLVAFADRSGDFGLVGDRCAHRLVGMQFGIPEAEGLRCPYHGWLYGADGRCLETPLESPNSRLKDSVRLPAYPVQEFAGLLWAYLGPLPAPELPRWDVLAWPNALRQVGTTVIPCNWLQCQENAADPAHNIYLHGPFFAYQLEKMGLLEERAGNRETHRAWTSLASGVGFDHVVSERGEFGIQKGIAYSRERGAAADAIRWFPYMVFPNYTRVGGGSGLRHELQIRVPVDDTHTYHVMYDIYAAPEGLTAPHQEEVPYYEVPIADAKGEPILDFVLGQDMVMWASQGEVADRSVETLAGTDEAVRRFRDLLEEQIALVEAGGEPMNVFRSGRYRGEMLELEPHIGKALDQVLEINKSGAFRDRYHEGYYLDDHDRYGPVLPEMIELMRQAEALAAARVGG from the coding sequence GTGCTCACCACCAAACAGAACCACCGCCTGACCGAGGTCGGCCCCGGGACCCCCGGGGGCGAGCTCCTGCGCCGCTATTGGCACCCCTTTGTGCCGACCGCGCAGCTGCGCGCCGAGCAGGTGCGCAAGGTCCGCCTCCTCGGCGAGGACCTCGTCGCCTTCGCGGACCGCAGCGGCGACTTCGGCCTGGTCGGGGACCGCTGCGCGCACCGCCTCGTCGGCATGCAGTTCGGCATCCCCGAGGCCGAGGGGCTGCGCTGCCCTTACCACGGCTGGCTCTACGGGGCCGACGGCCGCTGCCTGGAGACGCCGCTCGAGTCGCCGAACTCGCGCCTCAAGGACTCGGTGCGCCTGCCGGCCTACCCCGTGCAGGAGTTCGCGGGGCTCCTCTGGGCCTACCTCGGCCCCCTCCCTGCCCCCGAGCTCCCCCGCTGGGACGTGCTCGCCTGGCCGAACGCGCTGCGTCAGGTGGGCACGACGGTGATCCCCTGCAACTGGCTGCAGTGCCAGGAGAACGCCGCCGACCCGGCGCACAACATCTACCTGCACGGCCCGTTCTTCGCCTACCAGCTGGAGAAGATGGGCCTCCTCGAGGAGCGCGCCGGGAACCGCGAGACGCACCGCGCCTGGACGAGCCTCGCCTCGGGCGTCGGCTTTGACCACGTGGTGAGCGAGCGCGGCGAGTTCGGCATCCAAAAGGGGATCGCCTACAGCCGCGAGCGGGGGGCGGCCGCCGACGCGATCCGCTGGTTCCCCTACATGGTCTTCCCCAACTACACCCGCGTCGGCGGCGGCAGCGGCCTGCGCCACGAGCTGCAGATCCGCGTACCAGTCGACGACACCCACACCTACCACGTGATGTACGACATCTACGCCGCCCCGGAGGGGCTGACGGCCCCACACCAGGAGGAGGTGCCCTACTACGAGGTGCCGATCGCCGACGCGAAGGGCGAGCCGATCCTCGACTTCGTGCTCGGCCAGGACATGGTGATGTGGGCCTCGCAGGGCGAGGTCGCCGACCGCAGCGTGGAGACCCTCGCCGGGACCGACGAGGCGGTCCGCCGCTTCCGCGACCTCCTCGAGGAGCAGATCGCCCTCGTCGAGGCGGGGGGCGAGCCGATGAACGTCTTCCGCTCCGGGCGCTACCGGGGCGAGATGCTCGAGCTCGAGCCGCACATCGGCAAGGCGCTCGACCAGGTGCTCGAGATCAACAAGTCCGGCGCCTTTCGCGACCGCTACCACGAGGGCTACTACCTCGACGACCACGACCGCTACGGGCCGGTGCTCCCCGAGATGATCGAGCTGATGCGCCAGGCGGAGGCGCTCGCCGCCGCGCGCGTCGGGGGCTGA
- a CDS encoding metal-dependent transcriptional regulator produces the protein MSEIVHASVEEYLEAMYGLTEEGIPVIQARLVERLGYSPQAVSEMVRRLIDDGFLTKAGRGVSFTEQGISQARSVVRRHRLAERFLVDIVGLPWHKAHMEAGRWEHVISDDVEARFIELLGNPSTCPHGSPIPGGPQVTTPQIPMAEARQGSHVHLARITEQIETDPASLVYLSEHGIIPGRDAVISERAPDGTIVLTLAEDGKTVAVGAAMSRQIFVNS, from the coding sequence ATGTCGGAGATCGTGCACGCTTCGGTAGAGGAGTACCTGGAGGCGATGTACGGGCTCACCGAGGAGGGGATCCCGGTCATCCAGGCGCGGCTCGTCGAGCGCCTCGGCTACTCGCCCCAGGCCGTCTCGGAGATGGTCCGCCGCCTGATCGACGACGGCTTCCTCACCAAGGCGGGGCGCGGCGTCTCGTTCACCGAGCAGGGCATCAGCCAGGCGCGCAGCGTCGTCCGCCGCCACCGCCTCGCCGAGCGCTTCCTCGTCGACATCGTCGGCCTCCCCTGGCACAAGGCGCACATGGAGGCCGGGCGCTGGGAGCACGTGATCTCCGACGACGTCGAGGCCCGCTTCATCGAGCTGCTCGGCAACCCCTCCACCTGCCCGCACGGGAGCCCCATCCCCGGCGGCCCGCAGGTGACGACGCCGCAGATCCCGATGGCCGAGGCCCGCCAGGGGAGCCACGTCCACCTGGCGCGCATCACCGAGCAGATCGAGACCGACCCCGCCTCGCTCGTCTACCTCTCCGAGCACGGGATCATCCCCGGGCGCGACGCGGTGATCAGCGAGCGGGCACCCGACGGGACGATCGTGCTCACCCTCGCCGAGGACGGCAAGACCGTCGCCGTCGGCGCGGCGATGAGCCGCCAGATCTTCGTCAACAGCTGA
- a CDS encoding response regulator — MARTVVIAEDEAIVRLDLREILQEEGYQVVGEAGRGDEAVALVEQHSPDLVILDIKMPGMNGLEAAAAISGRGETAVLILTAFSQRDLVEQARDAGALAYLVKPFQREELVPAIEVAVGRHEEMRALAAENATLSEQLETRRWVDRAKGKLMDDHELRESQAFSFIQHEAMNGRTTMREIARRVVEEGLTPPKG, encoded by the coding sequence TTGGCACGCACCGTCGTCATCGCCGAGGACGAGGCCATCGTTCGTCTCGACCTGCGCGAGATCCTCCAGGAGGAGGGCTACCAGGTGGTCGGCGAGGCGGGGCGCGGCGACGAGGCGGTGGCGCTCGTCGAGCAGCACTCGCCCGACCTCGTGATCCTCGACATCAAGATGCCGGGGATGAACGGCCTGGAGGCTGCCGCCGCGATCTCCGGGCGCGGCGAGACCGCGGTGCTCATCCTCACCGCCTTCAGCCAGCGCGACCTCGTCGAGCAGGCCCGCGACGCTGGCGCCCTCGCCTATCTCGTGAAGCCCTTCCAGCGCGAGGAGCTCGTCCCGGCGATCGAGGTCGCCGTCGGCCGCCACGAGGAGATGCGCGCCCTTGCGGCGGAGAATGCGACGCTCTCCGAGCAGCTCGAGACGCGCCGCTGGGTCGATCGCGCGAAGGGCAAGCTGATGGACGACCACGAGCTGCGCGAGTCGCAGGCCTTCTCCTTCATCCAGCACGAGGCGATGAACGGGCGGACGACGATGCGCGAGATCGCCCGCCGCGTCGTCGAGGAAGGCCTTACCCCGCCGAAGGGCTGA
- the menC gene encoding o-succinylbenzoate synthase has protein sequence MQLQAIELLRLDLTLRHSLATSAGAHSARPVLLVVAHAGEATGYGECEALAEPTYTEEYADGAEAVLATHLVPRLLAKGELESTAAAMEGLAAVRGHRMAKAGLEMALLDAELRLAGRSLAEHLGATATAVPAGANVSLGEAASVVAEVAEAVAAGYRRVKCKIAPGRDLESLRAVRSTFPDLVLSADANGAYDLGDAGHVQRLRAIDDVGLAALEQPLRADDLLGHARLAAEMVTPVMLDESVESLGGLEVALSLSACDAVSVKAARLGGLLQGRAVHDRCREAGVHLAIGGMLESGLGRAAAIALGALPGFDLPGDLGASERYFAPDLTLAHDLVDGALAVPTGPGLGRTPLPEVLAAALVRSTLLEGS, from the coding sequence GTGCAGCTGCAGGCGATCGAGCTGCTCCGCCTCGATCTGACGCTCCGCCACAGCCTCGCGACGAGCGCGGGCGCCCACTCCGCCCGCCCGGTGCTGCTCGTCGTGGCGCACGCCGGCGAGGCCACCGGGTACGGGGAGTGCGAGGCACTCGCCGAGCCGACCTACACCGAGGAGTACGCCGACGGCGCCGAGGCGGTGCTCGCCACCCACCTCGTGCCGCGCTTGCTCGCGAAGGGCGAGCTCGAGTCGACCGCGGCGGCGATGGAGGGCCTCGCCGCGGTGCGGGGGCACCGCATGGCCAAGGCCGGCCTCGAGATGGCCCTACTCGACGCCGAGCTGCGCCTCGCCGGCCGCTCCCTCGCCGAGCACCTCGGGGCGACGGCGACGGCGGTCCCCGCCGGCGCGAACGTGAGCCTCGGTGAGGCGGCCTCGGTCGTCGCCGAGGTCGCCGAGGCGGTCGCCGCCGGCTACCGGCGGGTGAAGTGCAAGATCGCGCCGGGGCGCGATCTCGAGAGCCTGCGCGCGGTGCGCTCCACCTTCCCCGACCTCGTCCTCTCCGCCGACGCGAACGGGGCCTACGACCTCGGCGACGCCGGGCACGTGCAGCGCCTGCGGGCGATCGACGACGTCGGCCTCGCCGCCCTCGAGCAGCCGCTGCGCGCCGACGACCTCCTCGGCCACGCCCGCCTGGCGGCCGAGATGGTGACGCCGGTGATGCTCGACGAGTCGGTGGAGAGCCTCGGCGGCCTCGAGGTCGCGCTCAGCCTCTCGGCCTGCGACGCGGTCTCGGTGAAGGCGGCGCGCCTCGGTGGCCTCCTGCAGGGCCGCGCCGTGCACGACCGTTGCCGTGAGGCCGGCGTGCACCTCGCGATCGGCGGGATGCTCGAGAGCGGCCTCGGGCGCGCCGCGGCGATCGCCCTCGGCGCCCTCCCCGGCTTCGACCTCCCCGGAGACCTCGGCGCGAGCGAGCGCTACTTCGCACCGGACCTCACGCTCGCCCACGACCTCGTCGACGGGGCGCTCGCCGTCCCCACCGGCCCGGGCCTCGGCCGCACGCCCCTCCCCGAGGTGCTCGCCGCAGCCCTCGTGAGGAGCACCCTCCTCGAAGGGTCCTAG
- a CDS encoding DUF6788 family protein: protein MEELDRRGAILAEIAEIGPVVPGSLVARMTRCQNPGCHCNADPPELHGPYWTWSHRRGGRQVTTNVSAEEAERLRPLIAADRRLHELLHQLETLGADETVARNRRVVVGSQPEEAGAKR, encoded by the coding sequence GTGGAAGAACTTGACCGCCGGGGGGCGATCCTCGCCGAGATCGCCGAGATCGGCCCGGTCGTGCCGGGATCGCTCGTCGCGCGTATGACCCGCTGCCAGAACCCCGGTTGTCACTGCAACGCCGATCCGCCCGAACTGCACGGCCCCTACTGGACGTGGTCCCATCGACGCGGGGGCCGCCAGGTCACGACGAACGTCTCCGCCGAGGAGGCCGAGCGACTTCGCCCGCTCATCGCCGCGGACCGCCGCCTGCATGAGCTTCTCCACCAGCTCGAGACCCTCGGCGCAGACGAGACCGTCGCGCGTAACCGCCGAGTCGTCGTGGGGTCACAGCCCGAGGAAGCCGGGGCGAAGCGTTGA